The DNA sequence agtcaaacctcacagtccgtagGTCTTGCTGCATTCAAGTCtcgcagctcagaccagaatagtccatcaagatgtacttacagaactgcaaaCCATCTCTTAGGTCAATgtttcaaatcttcccacattcctcttgaaaaacgactccaaaaagccaaagccacatagtcaggtatctagcagcaatcccactcctcggtatcactccatcaagctgtagcagacagcttcaggttagctgtgatgaactttcagactagacacagttatggaggaagggatatttattgaagcttacagactcagggtaagttccataatggcagaagaaactggccttccttcacaggaccaagcagagagagagaagcacaaggcaaaagccatacagcacagcttacttcaggaactcctgctaggcacactttacgtatctttagattgaaatctgaaacacaccaccacaccttaatatccacccagtgacactgcctccagccaggtggttgcagatgcaaactacaaacaaataaaaaactgaatatattggggggccatctattcaaaccaccacacagaccaatctccctcaaatcaataaatgtaatacatcatataaatggtctgaaggacaaaaatcacatgatcatctcaacagatgcagaaaaggcatttgacaaattgCAACATCCTTTCATAGTAAAAGTATTAGaaaaattgggaatagaaggagcatatctcaacataataaaagctgtttatgacaCACCTACAGCCAACATTAATAGGAAATGTtgaaaaacttaaagcttttccactaaattgaaaaacaaaacaagggtgtctgtTGTCTccattcttatttaatatagtactggaactcttagctatagcaataatgcGAGGGGCACTCATAaatgggataaaaattggaaaggaagaaatccaaTTATCACAATTAGCAGACAATATGATTCTATATCTAAAATACCCTATCGACTCTATCAGCAAATtgtaagagctgataaacacttttagcaatgtgccagtatacaaaataaatacacagaaatcagtagctttcctatatactaacaacaaatatgccGGGGATGAAGCCAGGGAagctctcccattcacaattgcctcaaaataaataaatacataaataaagtaccttggaataaacttatcgaaggaagtgaaggatctcttcaatgagaactttttttttgttgtggttgttacATAAATTAACCCATTTGTTGCAGGCCAGGGATGTCTCAAATGTTAGGGTTTCTACTGGTCCTTCAGTTCCTTCAGTCTTCTGATGGCAGACTTGATTTTGACATCAGAAGTTGTGTTGTAGTTCCAGGCCCTGCTGGCTACCGTTTTCATGCAGGAACCACAGTGTCTGATCCCTGTAACCTGTCGTGTCATCTTGGTTTTGCCACAGAAGGAGCAAGTGTACTTGGGGTGCTGACTGACTTCAATTTTCTTCACCATTTTCTGGAGGTAGGCTCCACAGTGGGTCCCATATTTAAAGACAATGCTGACCTTCTTGGTGTGCTTAGCCATGTCACGGTGAGCCGAGCCAGACCACAGAGAGGcacaatgagaacttttaaagacctcatgtgagaaattacagaagacacaaggaaaaggaaagacaatCAATGATCTTGGATTAGgtgaatcaatattatgaaaatgttaatcttaccCCAAaacatctacacatt is a window from the Jaculus jaculus isolate mJacJac1 chromosome 12, mJacJac1.mat.Y.cur, whole genome shotgun sequence genome containing:
- the LOC101603675 gene encoding 60S ribosomal protein L37a-like, translating into MAKHTKKVSIVFKYGTHCGAYLQKMVKKIEVSQHPKYTCSFCGKTKMTRQVTGIRHCGSCMKTVASRAWNYNTTSDVKIKSAIRRLKELKDQ